From the genome of Terriglobia bacterium, one region includes:
- a CDS encoding single-stranded DNA-binding protein, with product MALYTNTVTVKGYLGKDAESFATRSQKAVVVLSIATKSGYKDQQKHEWVNHTEWHRIVAFGKPADYAKGLKKGDYVEVEGELRSTEYEKEVVQGKNKVKVTFRDKEVRANTVKKLPAPAKGENLDADPITEDDAA from the coding sequence ATGGCACTCTATACCAACACCGTCACAGTCAAAGGTTATCTGGGCAAGGACGCCGAGTCCTTCGCCACCCGGAGCCAGAAGGCAGTCGTCGTTCTGTCGATCGCCACCAAGTCCGGCTACAAGGACCAGCAGAAGCACGAGTGGGTGAACCACACCGAATGGCACCGCATCGTCGCCTTCGGCAAGCCCGCCGACTACGCGAAGGGCCTGAAGAAAGGCGACTACGTGGAAGTCGAAGGCGAGCTGCGCTCGACCGAGTACGAGAAGGAAGTCGTGCAGGGCAAAAACAAGGTCAAGGTCACCTTCCGCGACAAGGAAGTGCGCGCCAACACCGTGAAGAAGCTCCCTGCGCCGGCGAAGGGTGAAAACCTCGACGCCGATCCCATCACGGAGGATGACGCCGCATAA